The window AACGAAGGTGCCCAGTGCCGGTGACAAGCCGACCAACTCCATCAGCAACGCAATACCGACCACCAGCGCCAGTGCGGTAGCGGTAAAGGTTTCGCGCATACGGGTGTTGGCAATAATGCGGAACAGATGGCGGCTGACCCAGCGACCAACAATCACAATGGAGGCCACCACCGCCAGTACCAGCAGGGTTTTCTGCCAGCCGGACAAACCGGTGTGCGAAGCCGCAGCCACCAGCGAGCTGTCCAGTGCCAGCAGCGGCAGAATGGCCAGCATCGGAATCACGGCAATATCCTGAAACAGCAGCACAGCAAAGGCCGATTGCCCGGCTTCGGTTTTCAGCAGTGATTTTTCATTCAGGGTCTGCAGCACGATGGCGGTCGATGACATTGCCAGAATCATGCCCACCGCCAGACTCTGCTGCCAGGGAAAGCCCAGCTGCACACCGACCAGCAGAATCAGCACACTGGTGACCACCACCTGCAGGCCGCCGAGCCCTAAAATAGGCACGCGCATACGCCATAACAGCGACGGGTCAAGTTCGAGGCCGACCAGAAACAGCATCATCACTACGCCGAATTCGGCAAAGGCCATCACGCCTTCAACGTCGTTACCGATCAAGCCCAGCGCAAAGGGGCCGATTACCGCACCGGCACAGAGATACCCCAGTACCGAGCCAAGTCCAAGACGCTTGGCCACGGGCACCGCCACCACCGCCGACAGCAGAAAGACAAAAGCCTGCTGCATTAAGCCGCTGTCATGCATCGGCGTTCTCCTGAGGTTTTCTGAGGTCACGCAGATGCTGCAGCAGCGCGGCACGGTATTCTTCGGCGCGTTCCTGCAGATAAGGTTTGGTCAGCTTGCGGATGCGGTACACGGCAAACGGCTCCAGATAACGCATATCACAGAGCGCGGCACTCTGCTCAAAGGGCAGCAGATAGTCGCTCAGCGGACGGCGGCTGATGCCTTCTTCGCGGAAGGAATTCACCGGCCCACCGGCAGTGACCGCCAGCCACAGCGCCTTACCCGCCAGCGCCTGAGATTGCTGTTCCTGCTGCACGTTCTGGCCATAGGCAAAGCCAAAGTCGAACACCCGGTCCTGCCATTCTTTTAACAATGCCGGGGCGCTGTACCAGTACAGCGGAAACTGAAAAATAATCAGATCGTGGGACAGCAGCAGCGCCTGCTCGCGCGCCACGTCGATATGAAAATCGGGATACTCTTCATACAGGTCATGCACAGTGACCTGCTCCAGCCCCTGCACGGCCGCCAGTAATTCGCGGTTGCCGTAGGAATGCTGATGCTGGGGATGGGCGTAAACGATCAGCGCACGCGGTGGCGGTAAATCGGTCTGAGTGCCAGCAGAGGCTGCCTGCATCTCAGCCACCTGCTTTTTTAACAGTAAAACCGCGCTTGCTCAGCTCGCTGACCAGCAGGTCACGCTGATCGCCCTGAATTTCAATCAGTCCGTCTTTTAACGCACCGCCCACGCCGCATTTCTGCTTCAGTTCTTTCGCCAGCGTCTTCAGCTCGGCGCCTGCCAAAGGCACACCGCTGACAATGGTCACCACTTTGCCGCCACGGCCTTTGCTCTCGCGACTGACGCGCACAATACCGTCTCCGGCGGGTACTTCTGGTTCGCCGC of the Thalassolituus hydrocarboniclasticus genome contains:
- a CDS encoding NAD(P)H-dependent oxidoreductase → MQAASAGTQTDLPPPRALIVYAHPQHQHSYGNRELLAAVQGLEQVTVHDLYEEYPDFHIDVAREQALLLSHDLIIFQFPLYWYSAPALLKEWQDRVFDFGFAYGQNVQQEQQSQALAGKALWLAVTAGGPVNSFREEGISRRPLSDYLLPFEQSAALCDMRYLEPFAVYRIRKLTKPYLQERAEEYRAALLQHLRDLRKPQENADA
- a CDS encoding translation initiation factor Sui1; this translates as MAKKSSSGGLVYSTEFGRACPECREPQDQCRCGEPEVPAGDGIVRVSRESKGRGGKVVTIVSGVPLAGAELKTLAKELKQKCGVGGALKDGLIEIQGDQRDLLVSELSKRGFTVKKAGG